Proteins found in one Nitratiruptor sp. SB155-2 genomic segment:
- a CDS encoding quinone-dependent dihydroorotate dehydrogenase, which translates to MDYESIKKILFHFDPETAHHIAESAFELASFFPFILNRLQEKFLVKDPMLSQELFGKTFCNPLGIAAGFDKNATMTKTLHALGFGYVEIGTVTPKPQSGNPKPRLFRYIKQEAIQNAMGFNNDGAEVIKARLQRITPASFPIGVNIGKNKTTPDEQALQDYRFLIKTFHSLSDYLVINISSPNTPGLRDLQNESFIKELFSMAKELTNTPVLLKIAPDMSEDQAVSLCSTAVDAGAAGVIATNTSIDYSLLRGAKDFGGVSGKVIKEKSFAIFKAVAKELFGKTVLISVGGIDSAEEAYRRIRHGATLLQIYTSFIYGGPGLVKSINEGLIEYLKKDGFTHISEAIGIDIR; encoded by the coding sequence ATGGACTACGAAAGTATCAAAAAAATCCTTTTTCACTTCGATCCGGAAACAGCTCATCATATTGCAGAGAGTGCTTTTGAACTGGCTTCTTTTTTCCCGTTTATCTTAAACAGATTGCAAGAAAAGTTTTTGGTCAAAGACCCGATGCTTTCGCAAGAACTCTTTGGAAAAACTTTTTGCAACCCTTTGGGAATCGCTGCGGGTTTTGACAAAAACGCAACGATGACAAAAACGCTCCATGCTCTTGGTTTTGGATATGTAGAAATCGGTACCGTTACCCCTAAACCCCAAAGTGGCAACCCTAAACCGAGACTTTTTCGCTACATCAAACAAGAAGCCATCCAAAACGCCATGGGATTCAACAACGATGGAGCCGAAGTGATCAAGGCAAGACTGCAAAGAATCACGCCAGCCTCTTTTCCGATAGGTGTCAATATCGGTAAAAACAAAACGACTCCCGATGAACAAGCATTGCAAGATTATCGATTTTTGATCAAAACCTTCCATTCATTGAGCGATTATCTTGTCATCAATATCTCAAGTCCAAATACACCGGGTCTACGTGATTTACAAAACGAATCCTTCATCAAAGAGCTTTTTTCCATGGCTAAAGAGCTGACCAATACGCCAGTTTTACTTAAAATTGCACCCGATATGAGTGAAGATCAGGCAGTATCTTTGTGTAGTACGGCAGTAGATGCAGGAGCGGCAGGAGTAATCGCGACGAATACCTCCATCGACTACTCTCTTTTACGAGGTGCGAAAGATTTTGGGGGTGTCAGCGGAAAAGTGATCAAGGAAAAAAGTTTTGCTATTTTTAAAGCGGTTGCAAAGGAGCTTTTCGGTAAAACTGTTCTTATCAGTGTAGGTGGAATCGATAGTGCAGAGGAAGCCTACCGAAGAATACGACATGGAGCCACGCTTTTACAAATCTATACTTCCTTTATCTACGGAGGACCGGGATTGGTAAAAAGTATCAATGAGGGGCTCATTGAATATCTGAAAAAGGATGGTTTTACTCACATATCTGAAGCGATAGGAATCGATATACGATGA
- the trpB gene encoding tryptophan synthase subunit beta produces MYIPKPSKFDPDEFGHFGIHGGRYVPETLMPILLELEEEYKKLRFDEEFWKEARYYLENYVGRPSPLYYAQNISKELGATVYLKREDLNHTGAHKINNTILQGLVAKKLGKKKVIAETGAGQHGVATATMAALFGLECEIFMGEKDVKRQELNVFRMKLLGAKVHSVKNGSRTLKDAMNEAIRHWVSNARDTFYVIGTVAGPHPYPMIVRDFQGIIGYEAKAQILTAEKRLPDYVIACIGGGSNAMGIFNAFLDEEETQCIGIEAGGLGLDTDKHGASLAKGSPGVLHGQMSYVLQDEEGQILEAHSISAGLDYPGIGPEHSFLKDEGVVQYDAITDQEALDAFVWLSQKEGIIPAFESSHAVAYLKKMNDIQNSLVIVNLSGRGDKDMIQAKSLLHFD; encoded by the coding sequence ATGTACATTCCAAAACCAAGCAAATTTGACCCGGACGAATTTGGACATTTTGGTATTCATGGAGGGCGTTATGTCCCGGAAACCTTGATGCCTATTCTTTTGGAACTGGAAGAAGAGTATAAGAAACTACGCTTTGACGAAGAGTTTTGGAAAGAAGCGAGATACTATCTTGAAAACTATGTGGGACGCCCCAGTCCACTCTACTATGCACAAAATATCTCAAAAGAGCTTGGAGCCACTGTCTATCTCAAGAGAGAGGACCTCAACCATACGGGTGCCCATAAGATCAACAACACAATATTGCAAGGGCTTGTCGCCAAAAAACTTGGCAAGAAAAAGGTGATTGCAGAAACAGGTGCAGGACAGCATGGTGTGGCTACTGCTACAATGGCGGCCCTTTTTGGACTCGAATGTGAAATCTTTATGGGCGAAAAAGATGTAAAGAGACAAGAACTCAACGTTTTTCGGATGAAACTGCTTGGTGCGAAGGTACACTCAGTCAAGAACGGCTCTCGAACATTGAAAGACGCAATGAATGAAGCGATTCGTCACTGGGTCAGCAATGCCAGAGACACCTTCTACGTCATCGGTACAGTCGCTGGACCTCATCCGTATCCTATGATTGTTCGAGATTTCCAAGGAATCATCGGTTACGAAGCAAAAGCACAAATATTAACGGCTGAAAAAAGGCTTCCAGATTACGTAATCGCTTGTATAGGAGGTGGAAGCAACGCAATGGGCATATTCAACGCCTTTTTGGATGAAGAAGAAACCCAGTGCATCGGTATCGAAGCTGGAGGTCTTGGACTTGACACCGACAAACATGGAGCAAGCCTTGCCAAAGGGAGTCCTGGAGTGCTCCATGGCCAGATGAGCTATGTGCTCCAAGATGAAGAGGGTCAGATTTTAGAGGCGCACTCCATAAGTGCGGGTCTTGATTATCCAGGGATTGGGCCTGAACACTCCTTTTTGAAAGATGAAGGGGTTGTGCAGTATGATGCCATAACCGATCAAGAGGCTTTGGATGCTTTTGTGTGGCTCAGCCAGAAAGAGGGAATCATTCCGGCTTTTGAAAGTTCCCATGCGGTAGCCTATCTTAAAAAAATGAACGATATCCAAAATAGCCTCGTTATCGTCAACCTCTCTGGTCGAGGGGATAAAGATATGATTCAGGCAAAATCTCTACTCCATTTCGATTAG
- a CDS encoding c-type cytochrome: MRLFFVLLFSIYTFALDDSFITKDEYAKMLYKNPRGIGCDKCHGKKGEGRVIGKYRDGNVTKVIKGPEITNIDYHSFHKALTTQKHHLMPHYFLTDKEIKTLYYYLQKSKKKKK, translated from the coding sequence GTGAGACTCTTTTTTGTTCTTCTTTTCAGTATCTATACTTTTGCGCTTGATGACTCTTTTATCACAAAAGATGAATACGCCAAAATGCTTTATAAAAATCCAAGAGGTATTGGTTGTGACAAGTGTCACGGAAAAAAGGGTGAAGGAAGAGTTATAGGAAAGTACAGAGATGGAAATGTAACGAAGGTTATAAAAGGACCTGAAATTACCAATATAGACTATCACAGTTTCCATAAAGCGCTTACGACACAAAAACACCATTTGATGCCCCACTACTTTTTGACAGATAAAGAGATTAAAACTCTATACTATTACCTACAAAAAAGCAAAAAGAAGAAAAAATGA
- the ychF gene encoding redox-regulated ATPase YchF, with the protein MGLSVGIVGLPNVGKSTTFNALTKAQNAEAQNYPFCTIEPNKAVVPVPDPRLQELAKIVNPQRVQHSTIDFVDIAGLVKGASKGEGLGNQFLSNIRETDMILHMVRCFDDGNITHVEGSVDPIRDIEIIETELIFADLQQLEKKIERLKKQAKADKKIAPLLEVAEELKKHLEELKPVRTFENKNEAFETLNKELRFLSAKPVIFGANVDEEGMLEDNEYVQTVKKYASDVGADVIKLCAKLEEELVGLSDEEAKELLNEMGVEESGLDKIIRTAFDRLGLISYFTAGVKEVRSWTIHKGWTAPQAAGVIHGDFEKGFIRAEVISYEDFIKYGGEQGAKEAGKMRLEGKEYIVQDGDVMHFRFNV; encoded by the coding sequence ATGGGACTAAGTGTCGGTATCGTAGGACTTCCTAATGTCGGAAAATCAACAACATTCAATGCACTGACAAAAGCGCAAAATGCGGAAGCACAAAACTATCCATTTTGTACGATTGAGCCAAACAAAGCGGTTGTTCCCGTTCCTGATCCAAGGTTACAAGAGCTTGCAAAGATAGTCAACCCCCAAAGAGTTCAGCACTCTACTATCGATTTTGTCGATATTGCAGGACTTGTCAAGGGTGCCAGCAAAGGTGAAGGTTTAGGAAACCAGTTTTTGAGCAATATCCGTGAAACGGATATGATTTTGCATATGGTGAGGTGTTTTGATGACGGGAACATTACCCATGTCGAAGGCAGCGTCGATCCGATCCGAGATATAGAGATCATCGAGACTGAACTGATATTTGCCGATTTGCAACAGCTTGAAAAGAAGATAGAGAGACTCAAAAAACAGGCAAAAGCAGACAAAAAAATCGCCCCACTTTTGGAAGTTGCCGAAGAGCTCAAAAAGCACCTTGAAGAGCTCAAACCGGTACGAACATTTGAAAATAAAAATGAAGCATTTGAAACCCTCAACAAAGAGCTTCGATTTTTGAGCGCGAAACCTGTAATCTTTGGAGCAAACGTGGATGAAGAGGGAATGCTGGAAGACAACGAATATGTACAAACGGTCAAAAAGTATGCAAGTGATGTGGGTGCCGATGTGATTAAACTCTGTGCAAAACTGGAAGAGGAACTCGTTGGTCTCAGCGATGAAGAGGCAAAAGAGCTTTTGAATGAAATGGGAGTAGAAGAGTCAGGACTCGATAAAATCATCCGAACGGCTTTTGACAGACTGGGACTTATCAGCTATTTCACGGCTGGTGTCAAAGAGGTGCGAAGCTGGACGATCCACAAAGGATGGACAGCTCCTCAAGCAGCCGGTGTAATTCATGGTGATTTTGAAAAAGGATTTATCCGAGCCGAAGTGATCAGCTACGAAGATTTTATCAAATATGGGGGCGAGCAAGGAGCCAAAGAGGCCGGAAAAATGCGCCTGGAGGGAAAAGAGTACATCGTCCAGGATGGCGATGTGATGCATTTTCGATTTAACGTGTAA
- the trmA gene encoding tRNA (uridine(54)-C5)-methyltransferase TrmA, which translates to MECKYFGKCGSCSLYEGGYEEQLQKKVHEFEKLFGLEPEIFPSKQSRYRARAEFRYIDGEYAMHRLHEKGLVTIDACEMVLESIYELMSKLRLLINKHEILSNRLYRVDFLSGLSGESLVTMVYHRPIDEAWEKAANEIAKALHIDIVGRSRGKKIVIGKEYITEKLPVFEKEFLFRHYEGSFTQPNPYVNIKMIEWAGRIAKDLQGDLLELYCGAGNFTLPLSRYFEKVLATEVNKSSIKAAKENVALNGIENVEFVRLSSQEVTQALRGVRDFRRLENIDLHSYNFQTVFVDPPRCGLDDDTRELVREFDNIVYISCNPQTLHRDLEELSKTHTVQKVAVFDQFPYTPHLESGVYLTR; encoded by the coding sequence ATGGAGTGCAAATACTTTGGCAAATGTGGAAGCTGTTCTTTGTATGAAGGCGGATATGAAGAGCAGTTACAAAAAAAAGTTCATGAATTTGAAAAACTATTTGGATTGGAGCCAGAAATTTTTCCATCAAAACAGAGTCGCTACAGAGCTCGTGCAGAGTTTCGATATATCGATGGAGAATATGCCATGCATAGACTCCATGAGAAGGGCTTGGTGACCATAGATGCTTGTGAAATGGTGCTCGAATCTATCTATGAACTGATGTCAAAGTTACGTCTGCTCATCAATAAGCATGAAATTTTGTCCAACAGATTGTATAGGGTCGATTTTTTAAGTGGTTTGAGTGGTGAATCTTTGGTGACCATGGTGTATCACAGACCAATCGATGAAGCGTGGGAAAAGGCAGCCAACGAGATTGCCAAAGCGTTGCATATAGATATCGTTGGCAGAAGCAGGGGAAAAAAAATCGTTATAGGTAAAGAGTATATCACCGAAAAGCTTCCTGTTTTTGAAAAAGAGTTTCTATTTCGTCATTATGAAGGGAGTTTTACACAGCCAAATCCGTATGTGAACATAAAAATGATCGAGTGGGCCGGGCGTATCGCAAAGGATTTGCAGGGTGATTTGCTGGAGCTATATTGTGGAGCGGGCAATTTTACGTTGCCGTTGTCACGCTATTTCGAAAAAGTACTTGCAACCGAAGTGAACAAATCTTCGATCAAGGCTGCAAAAGAGAATGTAGCACTCAATGGCATAGAAAATGTGGAATTCGTACGGCTCAGCAGTCAGGAGGTGACACAGGCGTTACGAGGTGTACGAGATTTTCGAAGGCTTGAAAATATCGATTTACACTCGTACAATTTCCAAACGGTATTTGTCGATCCGCCCCGCTGCGGGCTTGACGATGATACGAGAGAACTCGTGCGGGAGTTTGATAATATCGTATACATCTCTTGCAATCCACAAACGCTTCATAGAGATTTGGAGGAGCTTTCAAAAACGCATACGGTCCAAAAAGTGGCTGTTTTTGATCAATTTCCATATACCCCGCATCTAGAGAGCGGAGTATACCTTACACGTTAA
- a CDS encoding site-2 protease family protein produces METIKILNIAAMILALMVSVIGHEIMHGLVAYRYGDPTAKLAGRLSINPIVHIDPVGTIIVPALLYIANAGFIFGWAKPVPVNMQIVLRNGKEFGAIAVSLAGVTYNFILAIISAILLAWLGKPDGLFETFLFLFLAQSVLINIVLGVFNLWPIPPLDGANAVMYLARWLRLDAVVKFYQYLFPYGMILLIVILATPLSQFFFLPVYYLLVLFSQLTGIDFIHLLSLLERI; encoded by the coding sequence GTGGAAACCATTAAAATCCTCAATATTGCCGCCATGATCTTGGCTTTGATGGTTTCTGTCATAGGGCATGAGATTATGCATGGACTTGTAGCATACAGATATGGAGACCCTACGGCAAAACTTGCCGGCAGGCTGAGCATCAATCCTATTGTCCATATCGATCCTGTAGGAACAATAATAGTTCCTGCACTTTTATACATTGCAAATGCTGGATTTATTTTTGGATGGGCAAAACCGGTGCCGGTGAACATGCAGATTGTCTTAAGAAACGGAAAAGAGTTTGGTGCCATTGCAGTGAGCCTGGCCGGAGTGACATACAACTTCATCCTCGCTATCATCAGTGCCATACTCCTTGCTTGGCTTGGAAAACCGGATGGTTTATTTGAGACGTTTCTGTTTCTATTTTTGGCTCAAAGCGTTTTGATCAATATCGTTCTAGGTGTCTTCAATCTTTGGCCTATTCCACCACTGGATGGAGCGAATGCAGTGATGTATCTGGCACGATGGCTTAGATTAGATGCAGTCGTCAAATTCTATCAATATCTTTTCCCTTACGGGATGATTCTTTTGATTGTCATTTTGGCAACGCCCTTAAGCCAATTTTTCTTTTTACCTGTGTACTATCTTTTAGTTTTGTTTAGCCAATTAACAGGAATCGATTTTATCCATCTACTCAGTTTACTTGAAAGGATTTAA
- a CDS encoding DedA family protein, with amino-acid sequence MKKFFEKNKDWLIQAFLGFVFLFIAYLGYQLYLAPGNNLEEKFVYLLKTYGYVILFVWSIMEGETGLVMAGVLSHTGDMNLWLSIIVAGLGGFVGDQIYFYIGRFNKHYIHNLMHKQRRKFALAHLLLKKYGWPVIFIQRYLYGMRTIIPMAIGLTRYSAKKFALINFISAQIWAAMTIIPAYIFGEEILQIVKWAKEHWYYALPLALIIGGSIYYYFHRVTEKN; translated from the coding sequence ATGAAAAAGTTTTTTGAAAAAAATAAAGATTGGCTGATACAAGCCTTTTTGGGCTTTGTCTTTTTGTTCATAGCCTATCTTGGATATCAGCTCTATCTTGCTCCGGGAAACAATCTTGAAGAGAAATTTGTCTATCTACTAAAAACGTATGGGTATGTCATTTTATTTGTATGGTCCATTATGGAAGGGGAAACCGGCCTAGTTATGGCCGGAGTTCTCAGCCATACAGGCGATATGAATCTTTGGCTTTCCATAATTGTAGCGGGTCTTGGTGGATTCGTAGGAGATCAGATCTATTTTTACATTGGTCGTTTCAATAAACATTACATACACAATCTCATGCACAAACAGCGACGCAAATTTGCTCTTGCACACCTGCTTTTGAAAAAATATGGCTGGCCAGTCATTTTTATTCAGCGCTATCTTTATGGCATGAGGACAATTATTCCTATGGCTATTGGACTGACGCGTTACAGTGCAAAAAAGTTTGCCCTCATCAATTTCATCAGTGCTCAAATTTGGGCTGCCATGACTATCATTCCGGCCTATATTTTTGGTGAAGAGATTTTACAGATTGTCAAGTGGGCAAAAGAGCACTGGTACTATGCATTGCCGCTGGCACTGATTATTGGAGGCAGTATCTATTACTATTTCCATAGAGTAACGGAAAAAAACTGA
- a CDS encoding leucyl aminopeptidase — translation MKCEIVDKKLSQIDADIEIILVIDKNLDHKWVKDKSELELLGFKGGSEEVAFLPEKRRIYVGSKLDHDEIRIAAAKAVKALKGKGFKTAKAGVYIQNCPITNIKAFVEGAILGDYEFKKYKSKKDSKGLEKIIFANEEYSDKNFTLEKAQESIHEAKIVAKATNLVRDIVNTPPNEIYPETFAELAKEIAHSNDLEIKILDEKDLKKEGMNAFLAVAKASANPPRLVHLTYKPDNAKAKVAIVGKGLTYDSGGLSLKPSDYMVTMKADKSGASAALGIIKAAKKLGLPVEVHAILGLAENMVGGNAYKPDDVLVAKNGKTIEVRNTDAEGRLVLADCLCYAQEKIEPDYIIDMATLTGACVVALGEYTTGVMGHNEELKEAMVGAAKSSGELAGILPFNRYLPKLLESKIADICNISSSRYGGAITAALFLSEFIEEKNKDKWLHLDIAGPAYVEKEWGYNPYGASGAGVRMVVKWLQKEFVYKYVKNHPSK, via the coding sequence ATGAAATGCGAAATTGTTGATAAAAAACTGTCTCAAATAGATGCTGATATCGAGATCATACTTGTAATAGACAAGAACCTTGATCATAAATGGGTCAAAGACAAAAGTGAACTTGAACTTTTGGGTTTCAAAGGAGGAAGCGAAGAGGTAGCTTTTTTACCGGAAAAAAGAAGAATCTATGTAGGAAGCAAACTCGATCACGATGAGATACGCATTGCTGCTGCCAAAGCGGTCAAAGCCCTTAAAGGCAAAGGATTTAAAACGGCAAAAGCCGGCGTCTATATCCAAAACTGCCCTATTACGAACATCAAAGCTTTTGTAGAAGGCGCCATTTTAGGCGATTATGAATTCAAAAAGTACAAAAGCAAAAAAGATTCCAAAGGTTTGGAAAAAATCATCTTTGCGAACGAAGAGTACAGTGACAAGAACTTTACACTCGAAAAGGCTCAAGAGAGCATTCATGAGGCAAAAATCGTGGCAAAAGCGACCAATCTGGTTCGCGATATCGTCAATACGCCACCGAATGAGATCTATCCAGAAACCTTTGCCGAACTTGCAAAAGAGATTGCCCACAGTAATGACCTCGAAATCAAGATTTTGGATGAAAAAGATTTGAAAAAAGAGGGAATGAACGCCTTTTTGGCTGTGGCAAAAGCGAGTGCCAATCCTCCAAGACTTGTGCATCTCACCTACAAACCTGACAATGCAAAAGCAAAAGTAGCCATCGTTGGGAAAGGTCTCACATACGACAGCGGCGGTTTGAGCTTGAAGCCAAGTGATTACATGGTAACGATGAAAGCAGATAAAAGTGGAGCGAGCGCTGCTCTTGGAATCATCAAAGCGGCCAAAAAATTAGGACTTCCTGTAGAAGTGCATGCCATTTTGGGACTTGCAGAAAATATGGTTGGAGGAAACGCCTATAAACCGGATGATGTGCTTGTTGCCAAAAACGGGAAAACGATTGAAGTAAGAAACACTGATGCCGAAGGACGTCTCGTTTTGGCAGATTGCCTATGCTATGCCCAAGAAAAGATTGAACCGGACTACATCATCGATATGGCTACGCTCACGGGAGCATGTGTTGTAGCTCTTGGCGAATATACCACAGGTGTCATGGGACACAATGAGGAGTTGAAGGAGGCGATGGTCGGTGCTGCAAAAAGTAGCGGTGAACTCGCTGGTATCTTACCATTCAATCGATACTTGCCAAAACTCCTTGAATCCAAGATTGCCGATATTTGCAATATCAGCTCTTCCCGATATGGTGGTGCCATTACAGCAGCACTCTTTTTAAGTGAATTTATCGAAGAGAAAAACAAAGACAAATGGCTTCATCTCGATATAGCTGGTCCAGCCTATGTAGAAAAAGAGTGGGGGTACAACCCTTACGGCGCAAGCGGTGCAGGCGTTCGAATGGTCGTAAAATGGCTGCAAAAAGAGTTTGTATACAAATATGTAAAAAATCACCCTTCAAAATGA
- the rpiB gene encoding ribose 5-phosphate isomerase B, which yields MKKVYIGCDHAGFAIKGLVIKLLQKRGYEVEDLGTYSSERVDYPDYAEKVARAVAADKESFGVLICGTGIGMSIAANKIKGIRAAEVHDYYTAQMARAHNDANIVCFGERVVGPGVVESIIDAWCNTEFEGGRHENRVKKIMALEE from the coding sequence ATGAAAAAAGTATATATCGGATGTGACCATGCAGGGTTCGCTATCAAAGGTTTGGTGATCAAGCTTTTGCAAAAAAGAGGATACGAAGTGGAAGACCTTGGAACCTATAGCAGTGAACGAGTCGATTATCCAGACTATGCCGAAAAAGTAGCAAGAGCAGTGGCTGCCGACAAAGAGAGCTTTGGCGTACTCATTTGCGGTACTGGGATCGGTATGAGTATTGCAGCAAACAAAATAAAAGGGATACGAGCAGCCGAAGTGCACGACTACTACACAGCACAAATGGCACGAGCACACAATGATGCAAATATCGTATGCTTTGGAGAGCGAGTCGTTGGACCGGGCGTTGTGGAATCTATTATTGATGCATGGTGCAATACAGAGTTTGAAGGTGGACGACACGAAAACAGAGTCAAAAAAATCATGGCTTTGGAAGAATAA
- the folD gene encoding bifunctional methylenetetrahydrofolate dehydrogenase/methenyltetrahydrofolate cyclohydrolase FolD: MQILDGKKLSQKIKESIKKEVEELKKEQDIIPGLAVILVGDDPASHTYVKMKARACKDVGIYSIVHEMPESISQKEIEETISMMNKNPNIDGILVQLPLPKHIDTTKILELIDPAKDVDGFHPYNFGRLMQGLDTFAPCTPLGVMELLDEYGIDVKGMNACVVGASNIVGKPMAALLLNRFATVDICHIYTKDLAEHTKKADIIAVGVGKPNLITADMVKERAIVIDIGINKVGNKIVGDVDFENVSKKASYITPVPGGVGPMTIAMLLKNTIKAAKQRKRS; this comes from the coding sequence ATGCAGATTTTAGATGGAAAGAAGCTCTCCCAAAAGATCAAAGAATCGATCAAAAAAGAGGTTGAAGAGCTAAAAAAAGAGCAAGATATCATTCCGGGTCTCGCTGTGATACTTGTCGGGGACGATCCAGCCAGTCATACCTATGTCAAAATGAAAGCAAGGGCCTGCAAAGATGTAGGAATCTACTCCATCGTCCATGAGATGCCCGAATCCATCAGCCAAAAAGAGATCGAAGAGACAATCTCGATGATGAATAAAAATCCAAACATCGATGGCATATTGGTCCAATTACCGCTTCCAAAACATATCGATACAACCAAGATTTTGGAGCTCATCGATCCGGCAAAAGATGTGGATGGATTTCACCCGTACAATTTTGGCCGACTTATGCAGGGTCTCGATACATTCGCACCTTGTACGCCACTAGGTGTCATGGAGCTTTTGGATGAGTACGGTATCGATGTCAAGGGAATGAATGCATGTGTAGTAGGAGCGAGCAATATCGTGGGAAAACCGATGGCTGCGCTTCTTCTCAATCGTTTTGCCACAGTGGATATCTGTCATATATATACCAAAGATTTGGCCGAACACACGAAAAAGGCGGACATTATCGCAGTAGGTGTCGGAAAGCCCAATCTCATCACTGCTGATATGGTAAAAGAGAGAGCCATCGTCATCGATATTGGTATCAATAAAGTCGGTAATAAGATTGTCGGAGATGTGGATTTCGAAAATGTCAGCAAAAAAGCTTCCTACATCACTCCCGTTCCAGGTGGTGTCGGCCCCATGACTATCGCCATGCTTTTGAAAAATACCATAAAAGCCGCCAAACAAAGGAAACGCTCTTGA
- the lepB gene encoding signal peptidase I — translation MKEKLKKFYHWSNTWTGTIVIVLLVIFFIAQAFVIPSGSMKNTLLIGDHLFVKKFTYGIPTPHIPWLEIPVLPDLDGDGHLIEGPKPKRGDIVIFRYPVNPKIHYVKRCVALGGDEILFQNERLLIHFHEGDDWIRKHYPKNKIVTISGKLWVVNPYMDAHPGIHYDPQVDTFRNMLLYYMNKSLAMEPVIVEGLPPYDPQIDVNAFYFKVPKGQFFMMGDNRDHSNDSRFWGPVPYKLIVGKPWFIYWSWDENYVPRWERVGKTVSQIEEAMREIESGNH, via the coding sequence TTGAAAGAGAAACTTAAAAAGTTCTACCACTGGTCCAATACCTGGACCGGAACGATCGTTATCGTTCTTCTTGTCATTTTTTTTATAGCACAGGCATTTGTCATCCCGAGTGGAAGTATGAAAAACACGCTCCTCATCGGTGATCATCTTTTTGTCAAAAAATTTACCTATGGCATTCCAACACCCCACATTCCATGGCTCGAAATCCCGGTACTTCCTGATCTTGATGGTGATGGACATCTTATCGAAGGTCCAAAACCAAAACGAGGAGACATCGTCATTTTCCGCTACCCAGTCAATCCAAAAATCCACTACGTGAAGCGCTGCGTCGCCCTGGGAGGGGATGAAATTCTTTTTCAAAACGAACGCCTTTTAATCCATTTCCATGAAGGAGATGATTGGATACGAAAGCACTATCCAAAAAACAAAATTGTCACTATTTCCGGGAAGCTTTGGGTTGTCAATCCTTATATGGACGCGCACCCGGGCATCCACTATGATCCGCAAGTAGACACCTTTAGAAACATGCTTTTATACTATATGAACAAATCTTTGGCGATGGAGCCGGTAATCGTCGAAGGCTTGCCACCCTACGATCCACAAATTGACGTGAATGCCTTTTACTTTAAAGTACCAAAAGGTCAGTTTTTCATGATGGGAGACAATCGTGACCACTCCAATGATAGCCGATTTTGGGGACCGGTTCCTTATAAACTTATTGTAGGAAAACCTTGGTTCATCTACTGGAGCTGGGATGAGAATTATGTTCCAAGATGGGAAAGAGTAGGAAAAACAGTTTCACAGATTGAAGAAGCAATGAGGGAAATAGAGAGTGGAAACCATTAA
- a CDS encoding adenine phosphoribosyltransferase gives MKNLTNEQKEFLLSTIRDVPDFPKPGIVFKDITTLLNNASAFTMLMEHLEERYKEKNIDFVAGIESRGFIFGAALATRLGIGFVPVRKKGKLPYTTISEKYALEYGVDEIEIHIDAFRGEGKRVLLIDDLIATGGTAQAAAKLIQKTGQELVEACFIINLKFLNGEEKLKKLTNIYSVLEIA, from the coding sequence ATGAAAAATCTGACAAATGAACAAAAAGAGTTTCTACTCTCAACCATCCGAGATGTCCCAGATTTCCCAAAACCTGGTATCGTTTTTAAAGATATAACTACGCTACTTAACAACGCATCAGCATTTACGATGCTCATGGAACATTTGGAAGAGAGATATAAAGAAAAAAATATCGACTTTGTCGCTGGAATTGAAAGTCGAGGATTTATTTTTGGTGCAGCCCTCGCCACAAGGCTAGGCATTGGATTTGTCCCTGTTCGTAAGAAAGGAAAGCTCCCCTATACGACGATAAGCGAAAAGTATGCCCTTGAATATGGCGTAGATGAGATCGAGATCCATATTGACGCTTTTCGTGGTGAAGGCAAAAGAGTACTGCTCATCGATGATTTGATAGCTACTGGCGGCACGGCTCAAGCCGCTGCGAAACTCATTCAAAAAACGGGACAAGAACTTGTTGAGGCCTGTTTCATCATCAATTTGAAATTTCTCAATGGTGAAGAGAAACTGAAAAAACTGACAAATATCTATAGTGTATTGGAGATCGCATAA